A single window of Vibrio campbellii CAIM 519 = NBRC 15631 = ATCC 25920 DNA harbors:
- the ribA gene encoding GTP cyclohydrolase II: MVDQILFYEPDESHGFLSNFCQAPIKVSTQSWPTSEHYYQAQKFSDPKLQNKILLAKSPDEAFSLSRKYQHLVRDNWDDDKLSVMAFVVREKFLQNPQLAKQLMQTGNAWLTEHSHKDAFWGDGGDGSGENHLGEILMNVRAELKHVKPYNLVRFVDKAKLPTQWGTFIMHGFIENATGKEHLALVYGDPARSKDPLIRLHSECLTGDALFSTRCDCGFQLNRALQNIVEEGCGVLLYLRQEGRGIGLINKIRAYHLQDEGADTVEANERLGFAADMRDYAFCKGMLEHLGIDKVRLMTNNPRKLAALKKVDINVVERVPLQEGNNPHNQHYLQTKANKLGHMFDPKFVEQD; this comes from the coding sequence ATGGTTGATCAGATCCTTTTCTATGAACCCGATGAATCCCACGGCTTCCTCTCCAATTTTTGCCAAGCTCCCATCAAAGTCTCTACCCAATCTTGGCCCACTAGCGAACACTACTATCAAGCTCAAAAATTCAGTGACCCCAAACTGCAAAACAAAATCCTCTTAGCCAAAAGCCCCGATGAAGCCTTTTCTTTAAGCCGCAAATATCAGCACCTAGTAAGAGATAATTGGGATGACGACAAACTCTCCGTGATGGCGTTTGTCGTTCGTGAGAAGTTTTTGCAAAACCCTCAGCTTGCGAAACAGTTGATGCAGACCGGCAACGCGTGGCTTACCGAACATTCGCACAAAGATGCATTCTGGGGCGATGGGGGGGACGGTTCTGGAGAAAACCATTTAGGAGAGATTTTGATGAACGTACGTGCAGAGCTAAAGCATGTGAAGCCATATAACTTGGTGCGCTTTGTCGATAAAGCCAAACTGCCTACCCAATGGGGCACGTTTATCATGCATGGTTTTATCGAGAACGCGACAGGAAAAGAACACCTAGCGTTAGTGTATGGTGACCCAGCCAGAAGTAAGGATCCGCTGATTCGTTTGCACTCAGAGTGTTTAACCGGCGATGCACTGTTCAGTACGCGTTGTGATTGTGGATTCCAGCTCAATCGTGCATTGCAAAATATTGTCGAAGAAGGCTGTGGCGTGCTGCTCTATTTACGCCAAGAGGGAAGGGGAATCGGCTTAATCAACAAGATTCGTGCGTATCATCTTCAAGATGAAGGTGCCGACACTGTTGAAGCCAATGAGCGCCTGGGCTTTGCTGCTGATATGCGTGATTACGCGTTTTGTAAGGGGATGCTGGAGCACCTTGGAATCGATAAAGTACGTTTGATGACCAACAATCCACGTAAGCTTGCAGCGCTGAAGAAGGTGGACATCAATGTGGTTGAGCGGGTACCACTACAAGAAGGCAATAATCCCCATAATCAACACTACCTTCAAACCAAAGCCAATAAGCTTGGCCATATGTTTGACCCCAAATTTGTCGAACAAGATTAA